The Solanum dulcamara chromosome 2, daSolDulc1.2, whole genome shotgun sequence region tataattttgatttttaattttgatagtaaataaatagatactttaactatccaacacttaaagaaaaaatactCGAATATTATAGCCCAAACACTTGATACGTAGACGTTCCGATGTGAATTATTGAGCCACTCAGTGACTGccacttaataaaaataaatacatgaggattttaaaaataacctttaactttgaCAGTAAATAAGTAagcactttaactatccaacACTTAAACAAAAAACACTCGAATATTGCCCTCAATTTTATCTCTGACACGCGTAACTTGAGTGTTTTTCACGCATTTTGTCAGGTAGGATTCGAGTGTTTTTTTGTTTAAGTGTTGgatagtttaagtgtctacttgtgcactaTCAAAATTAAAGGTCTAACTTATAATTCGAAGCCAAATAAAGGGTCCaatatatgtattatgcctatatTATTTATACCATTCGCTACACTTTGGGATCAAAAATGTCTCCGCCATTATCTCAAGAGATCACAAATATCCACAAGAGTTAACAACCCAAATTTTTAGTGACGTGAAAAGTCATGTGAGACTAATTCCTTCACCTAAGTATTGTCAACTAGGATTCACTATCAACTAAAGGTTTTCACTGATTTTAACGATGACTAAAGCTAACGGACTCCCCTCTGGATGCAGGAATAGGTTTTTCCTTgcttgattttcaaattttcttaggATTTGATCTATTCCACACATTTAAAGTTTGCATAGTTCATAGAGATTTTTCAGCGGCTAACTGAAACACCGACGAACTCCAGTGACAAAGAATGGGTGAGGGTCAGGGGATAATGATGGTTTAGATACATATAGGGATGGCAATGGGGCAGGCACGGCGGGTTGAGCTCAACCCGTAATTTTTTTAACTGCCCCTCCCCGcatgacaattttttttcttttcaaccTGCCCCGCCCCGTACCATATAGATCCACTCCGCATAAACCCGCTcgcataaatttttatattttttttaagtgagtttcatataaaaaataaaattcataattattttttcatttttcgctAATTAACATCTCAACAACTAATTAATTGTTTTTAATTAACATTTCAACAATTGTTTCTTAATCACTAATTAACTCTAATTAACATTTGtctagtttaattattttttttaaaaaagttaaaattaaatcaaaatttaatataaaaagtttatatctttgatttttacTAATTACAAAGATCTAATTTTTCTTTGGATTTCTATTTGATACCTTAAATCCGCAACCCGCCCCGCCCCACattaattttgataaaaattaCTTCAACCAACTCCGCATCCCcctcctccccccccccccccccccgcctaACTCTAAACCCGCCCCATCCCATCCCGTCCCACTCCATTGCCATCCCTAGATACatagatatatgtatatattttcataatcactttatgttttgataattatttaaaagtaccactattaaaaataaataaaaaagaagctGCAtcacataatttttcctatgaaGTTTTCAATCCAGTTCAACAACAATTTCTAGTCATAACATAATCAATTCCAAACACAATAATAACatgtaaaaattaaaatccATGGAAATTAAAGTGACTCTATATCAAGCTTTTGGTTAAAGGATCATTGTCTATTGGCTGATTAATTGAATTTACCAAAACTTTATAAAATAAGAGATGAATGCATTTGCCAAAACTCACTTGGTGGCAAAAACTTGACCTTATATTATACCTAACacctttccattttattttacttttagaAAAACACTTATCTCTACCCAAGGGAGGATAGATCTTGACAAGGGGTGTCAGATATGCTGATCGATCATAATTTTGATGGATTAAAATGAATCAAAAGGCGGAATTACCTCATTATTTGAAGCATGCTAAATTTATATGTCATTTGTATGTGTTAGTGACTTGTTTCCTATCTGAGGTCTGTATccatattgtatttttttcatcatCCTATAATATACTTCTATGAACTCACTCTCCTCTTTCGAAATATTTTGTTACCGTTATTTTTCTTGGTTGGAATTAGGGATcctaaaatagtaaattatgtagaaaatattatgcgaaaataaataagatacaaatatttttatgtgaaaatcCTTTTTTCACgagaaaataaaaatctcaATCTATTCGTGTAGTATTTAACTCAAAATTCACTAAATGCACGTTTAGTCATGAAAAGAAAAACCgctttataaatttttaaaattaaaattgtattttgtTATACTTTTTACAATAAATATTCAACATTtgaatgtaatttttttaaaaaagaattatgaaatttaattGTTGTTCTCATAAATgagattatttatatttatttttaattttagaaaaagaagatgTAGATACGTAAACTATGGGAAAAAAAAAATGacgtttttatttaatttgtagtCCACACATCAtaccaaatctcccaacaccaCACAATATACCTACTTAACAATCAAAcacaacaaattaaataaacctaacttaattattttcttttgtaccaAACACCTTCATAACtttgtcaaattttaatttacCTAGAATTTATGATGAGGTGATTTGAGATTTCTTCACACTTAATCAGAAATCTCAAGTTCGATTTCATGAAGGAAAAAATTATGGAGAGCGATCGCTTCCACAAGTGAATCATAAAAAAGGAATTCCATaaaattgtatttatttatCACATTCACAACCCAACGTTGCATTAATTGTTAGATAAAAATCTTAACtcattatatttaatttttttgaaagtgTTTTTATTGCAGAGTTAATAAGAAAGTAGTATTAagaacaaaataatatttaaaacaaATCTGAATTGACTATGTACAAGACaacaaagaaaaatctaaacaaAGTCGTAAAGTAAGAAGAAGGAATACTCAATTACCAGATGCCTAAACTATTTCCTTCCAAGAAAAGAATTAGCCAAATATATAGAGAGAgcatttatatttttctttttaggaaaactaaaataataattgtgGTAAACTTTCTTCAAGTAAAGGAAAATCCAAATATGATTTATAAAATTCGAAAAAATACCTAACAACTAGAAGATTCAAGTACTCAATTAACTGTCAGTGTAAATACTTGATGcggataatttttattttttatttttgattacgGTGGTTACGTCTTAATTGGATCGATATTGCAATGTTAATTTAAAAttagacataattcataaatatgaTTCACTGACAATTATAATCTCTAACTTTACAAAtactttaactatccaaaacttgAATGAATAGACACATTCGTCCTGCATGGCATCCTACATGGCAAATTTGTGTTCTACGTGTATTATGCCACATAGGATACATGTgtctacttattcaattttatacaagtttaaatatCTACTTATGCACATTCAAAATTGAAGGATATAGATGTCAACTAAAACTAAGCTAACTAAGctaaatgacatatttatatattatgccaaTAATATTATTGTACGCAACTATATTGGAACatgtttgtatatataattagtgtCCAAGTTTAGAATAATTTAAAGGTACTTTTTTATTTACCACATTAATTAGAACACTTCTATTATACGTGTTGTACTCTTATTGTGACGTTGATTTTTTGTTATAAAgtcttaaaatgatttttttaaaatataaaatatccGTTGGATTTATATGAACATATTGACCAAAAACAATGACGTTTTGATTTTGAGAAGTTGGTAGCATCAGTGGTGGATGGAACTTTTAGATAAAAGTACAACGAATGTTGTTacctattattttataatgtatcgtattgtattatatcgtattatattattttaatgaatatattatttgattagattgtatTGTTATCCGTTGTTTAATAGTGTCACACattaataatttgaattataaaCATACACGCAAAAGTAAAGTACGAGGTAGACAACAAAGGATAAAAtagaattataaataataagtaaagataAAATGAGAACAAAAATATCAAGGTTACAACGTGACTATATCAAATCGATCGTTTACTTACAATAAATTTAAACGATACGATACAATACAAtttaaataacaatcaaaacaaacatgaTATTTAAAGTAACAATACATACAACatgtaacaaccatccaaacaagatgTAAGTTATATACACCGTTAACGTAATAATTTTTTGTATCATCAGATCATTTTTATCTGGTAgaacaaatcatctatcttaAATCAAGATTATAAATTCTTCGAGTAACCTAAtagtgttttaaaaaattatactaacGATAAATAACGTAAACTTTATTTTTCTCGTTATTAATTAGCCACaactttaaaattgaaaataaaaaatacttatcATTCGAGCAACTCCTCTTGTCGGTTAATGAGAGTTGGGGGGAGGAGGGGGATATCATGTGCCAGTTAGGCCTAAAAAAGTTGCTCAACCACGTGAATACTAGCTACCAGTTTGTTATGtatatttcttctataaatatcCAAACCCTCCATGCAAACTTCAGTGTACTTCAATACAAGCCATTTTTCCTTCTTTACTATAAtacatttatacaatatttggTATTTCATATAAGTAAatcttagtaaaaaaaaaaaaagaagcgaAAATGGTGACTGTAGAGGAGGTTCGAATGGCGCAGCGTGCAAAGGGGCCAGCTACCATCATGGCCATAGGCACGGCGACTCCTTCGAACTGTGTTGATCAGTGTACCTATCCTGATTATTATTTTCGAATTACTAATAGTGAGCATATGACTGAGCTTAAAGAGAAATTCAAGCGCATGTGTaagatatatataatttttttttattgttatcaTATAGTATTATAACTACATTTTTGATGACCAAAACTATGTTCTTGATTATTCTATTGTGTGTGCGCGTGTGCCTCATTCCTAAGTTGTGTCACACATGATACACTCTCCTTGATGTTataattttatactattttCCTTAATATTGAACTTAAATCGTGGAGTCAAAGAAACTAGTGGATTGATTACTAGATAGATACAAATTCTGATGTCACGTATAAAAACATTGTTTTTTTGGCTCCTTGGTGGTGGAGGAGCatacttttttaaaaagaagaagttaagAAATAGGAATGGTGGAGCTAAGAATGGAACTCTATGGCAACAACATACAACAAAAATGAATTTTATGGGGCTTTCTCGATCAAtgattattgtttttttaattaagttttCCATTTAATGCAGGTGATAAATCAATGATTAAGAAGAGGTATATGCACTTAACAGAAGAAATTCTGAAAGAAAACCCAAATATTTGTGAATACATGGCTCCTTCTCTTGATGCTAGGCAAGATATAGTGGTGGTTGAAGTGCCAAAACTTGGGAAAGAAGCAGCCCAAAAGGCCATTAAAGAATGGGGCCAGCCTAAGTCTAAAATTACCCATTTGGTCTTTTGCACCACTAGTGGGGTGGACATGCCTGGGGCTGACTACCAACTCACTAAGCTTCTCGGGCTTCGACCCTCTGTCAAGCGGCTCATGATGTACCAACAAGGTTGCTTTGCCGGTGGGACTGTAATCCGACTGGCAAAGGACTTGGCTGAAAATAACAAGAATGCTCGAGTCCTTGTTGTTTGCTCAGAAATAACTGCAGTTACTTTTCGTGGCCCAAGTGATACTCATTTGGATAGTATGGTTGGACAAGCCCTTTTTGGTGATGGGGCAGCCGCGATGATTATAGGTTCAGATCCATTACCAGAAGTCGAAAGGCCTTTGTTTGAACTTGTTTCTGCAGCCCAAACTCTTCTCCCAGATAGCGAAGGCGCTATCGATGGTCACCTTCGTGAAGTTGGGCTAACATTTCACTTACTCAAAGATGTTCCTGGATTGATCTCAAAAAACATTGAAAAGAGTTTGATAGAAGCATTCCAACCATTGGGCATTTCTGATTGGAATTCTATCTTTTGGATTGCGCACCCTGGTGGGCCGGCAATTTTGGACCAAGTTGAATTAAAGTTGGGCCTAAAGCCTGAAAAACTTCGGGCTACTAGGCAAGTTTTAAGTGACTATGGAAATATGTCTAGTGCTTGTGTTCTATTTATTTTGGATGAAATGAGGAAGGCCTCAGCCAAAGAAGGGCTTAGTACTACTGGTGAAGGCCTTGATTGGGGTGTACTTTTTGGATTTGGGCCTGGGCTTACAGTTGAGGCTGTTGTGCTCCATAGTGTCTCTACTTAGTATATTGTGAGGGTGATTAATTAAATTGATTATCTATGTAATCTTAAATTTGTTTAATTTGATGTATCATGTactatttgttttgttttcaaTTGCACTTTGTAATGCATATTCTGTGTAAAGAAATCCATTTAATTTCTCCCTCTCCTCTTGTCCTTCTAGATATAATAAACATTGTCCATTGCAAAGTTTCTAAAATCTAAGCTAAAAGAGAAGTTGTTTAATAGAGGAGGACAAGCAAGTAAACAAGACCACTGCGGGTGACAATTGGGAGGGTTAGGTCAAGTTTGGACGGATCATAATAGGTTAAGACAGCAAATGGGTCAAGATTCAATTCAACCCAAATTAGTTTAGGTCAAAACGGATAGATAAtggtaggggtgtacatggaccgggttggttcggattttttacaaaccaaaccaaaccatttgtgtcgggttattaaatctataaatcaaaccaaaccaataaaagtcgggttttttgatatcaatttttctcgggtttttcgggttttttcgggtttttcgggtttctcgggttttttggatttttttgggtttctcatagtatctaataaaaagcacagagcagtgcttcttaaaaagagttctagtacaaaatatcaacatataagatggaggcacaacattgtttgaagttttaactttataagatatgttttttttgtatattatttagatgggctactcaagtccaaatctaaatgtaagaaagaaaataaaaattataaaaaatatttaaaaaatatttataaattacattttaataaatatttttatgtataacataatttaaaagtagtatatctataatcgggtcggtttgagttcggtttgactttttttagttaaaaccaaaccaatcctataatggtcgggtttttttttcaaacaccaaaccaagtcaaaccaaaccactagtcggtttttttttccgatttgattcggtttgtcggtttggtgcgatttatcggtttgtcctgtacagcTCTAGATAATGGATAAAGACCCAATTTAATCCAATTTTTActaagtttaattattttatttattttttaaaattattttagtacctaataaaattattttttccctttattatggctatattgtcacgacccaaaatgggtcatgagtgacacccacacttaacctcctaggtgggagaaccaacgatacaaaccccaactaataagtataacaataatgcggaagctcaaataaatatgtttttcccaaaacctgaaagtcatcacatgaaggacatttaaattctaaaactaaatctCGAAAATATCAGCACCATAATAAACAATTAACATagtgtgtccgaaaactaaggacaccatgccatgacaagagattccatcgccagctagaagggtaactcaccctgaaatcttatgaactggagactgactagagctgaggtcgagtcgaagtcggtggaacactcgctgcactctacaaaataaaacaagaaaagatacaagtagagGTCAGTACAAGACAATATGTACTGaataggtatcatcggccgactcaaaaaagaaatcaatatgcataaagtaatagcgggaaatcaacaataacattTAACAGGTgacaaccaatgaacaattacataaccagtcagcaatatcaagatcacacatgaggactcaagcctctacatcacactcttttggaaatgagttattggagattgggtagta contains the following coding sequences:
- the LOC129880948 gene encoding chalcone synthase 2, encoding MVTVEEVRMAQRAKGPATIMAIGTATPSNCVDQCTYPDYYFRITNSEHMTELKEKFKRMCDKSMIKKRYMHLTEEILKENPNICEYMAPSLDARQDIVVVEVPKLGKEAAQKAIKEWGQPKSKITHLVFCTTSGVDMPGADYQLTKLLGLRPSVKRLMMYQQGCFAGGTVIRLAKDLAENNKNARVLVVCSEITAVTFRGPSDTHLDSMVGQALFGDGAAAMIIGSDPLPEVERPLFELVSAAQTLLPDSEGAIDGHLREVGLTFHLLKDVPGLISKNIEKSLIEAFQPLGISDWNSIFWIAHPGGPAILDQVELKLGLKPEKLRATRQVLSDYGNMSSACVLFILDEMRKASAKEGLSTTGEGLDWGVLFGFGPGLTVEAVVLHSVST